A genomic window from Sulfurospirillum multivorans DSM 12446 includes:
- a CDS encoding YceI family protein: MKHLLRLLMATTLLLSFAQAKEFIIDNAHSNIGFSIKHMMISNVKGNFNAYTADIDFDAEKKVFNKLGAKIEVASIDTGITKRDDHLRSADFFDVKKFKTIDFVMTSMKDGKVHGKITIHGITKDVVLESKIHGVIKDFQGHQRVGFTLEGKLNRKDFGLVWNKILEGGGLTVDDTVNLTIEVEAIEL; encoded by the coding sequence ATGAAACACCTCTTAAGACTCCTTATGGCGACCACCCTCCTTCTCTCTTTTGCGCAGGCGAAAGAGTTTATCATCGACAATGCGCACTCCAATATTGGCTTTTCTATCAAACACATGATGATCTCCAATGTGAAAGGCAATTTCAACGCGTACACGGCAGACATTGACTTTGATGCAGAGAAAAAAGTCTTTAACAAACTGGGCGCAAAGATTGAAGTGGCGTCCATTGATACGGGCATTACCAAAAGAGATGACCACTTACGAAGTGCTGATTTCTTTGATGTGAAAAAATTTAAAACGATTGATTTTGTGATGACATCCATGAAAGATGGAAAAGTACACGGCAAAATCACGATTCATGGTATTACCAAAGATGTGGTACTTGAGAGCAAAATTCATGGCGTGATCAAAGATTTTCAAGGGCATCAAAGAGTCGGTTTTACGTTAGAGGGTAAACTCAACCGTAAAGACTTTGGACTTGTTTGGAATAAAATCTTAGAAGGTGGCGGACTCACGGTCGATGACACCGTCAATTTAACGATTGAAGTCGAGGCTATCGAGCTTTAA
- the modA gene encoding molybdate ABC transporter substrate-binding protein, with product MKKILVFLCVALLSHVCADDLKIAVGAGYKKPVVEVLKAYEASGNGKIDAMYGNMAQIFAHAKQAEISLVIADKKFLEKQKELSFATYQTIGTGVAVIAYAKGVSFDSIEDLTKESIKSIAMPEAKKAIYGDAGMEFLNNAKLYARVKEKLLVVATVPQVSSYVATHEVDVGIMNLTAALDSIDKMGGYIKIPQTYYTPIEIVAGSLSTCEADQACQAFVAFLKTPKAKEIFTKYGL from the coding sequence ATGAAAAAAATCTTAGTATTTTTATGTGTGGCACTGTTAAGCCATGTGTGTGCAGATGATCTTAAAATTGCCGTGGGAGCAGGGTACAAAAAACCCGTTGTGGAAGTGCTCAAAGCGTACGAAGCGAGTGGGAATGGAAAGATAGACGCGATGTATGGCAATATGGCGCAGATTTTTGCCCATGCCAAACAGGCTGAAATTTCCTTAGTGATAGCCGATAAGAAATTTCTTGAGAAGCAAAAAGAGCTGAGTTTTGCGACGTATCAAACCATTGGCACGGGAGTCGCAGTTATCGCGTATGCCAAAGGAGTGAGTTTTGATAGCATCGAAGATCTCACCAAAGAGAGTATTAAAAGCATTGCTATGCCTGAAGCCAAAAAAGCGATTTATGGCGATGCAGGTATGGAATTTTTAAACAATGCAAAGCTGTATGCGCGTGTCAAAGAGAAGCTTTTGGTTGTAGCGACAGTGCCACAAGTGAGTTCGTATGTCGCCACACACGAGGTGGATGTGGGCATTATGAACCTTACTGCAGCGCTGGATAGCATCGATAAAATGGGTGGCTACATCAAAATCCCACAAACCTATTACACGCCCATTGAGATCGTTGCAGGAAGTTTAAGTACCTGCGAAGCCGATCAAGCGTGTCAAGCATTTGTTGCTTTTTTGAAAACACCTAAAGCGAAAGAGATATTTACAAAATATGGGCTATGA
- the modD gene encoding ModD protein, with protein MMDMIREDVGLIDMTTVGLDIGSHKAKISFASKEPIVLCGVEFVTEMCQKLGLETYAYKACGDRLEAGELILEAYGRADATHKAWKVSQNILEFLSGIATKTNTMITLAREVNPKIELLTTRKIFPRTKELALKAVYAGGGAHHRLGLYDSVLVFKQHRVFFESDAAFEAQFAKMKQKYLEKKIVVEVDSYEEAHYFATLGTQILQCEKMSFETLERCVALKEEFPHLLLSATGGIGEQNIVAYAKTGVDFIVTSSPYHAKPADIKVVISKEG; from the coding sequence ATGATGGATATGATACGTGAAGATGTCGGTTTGATCGACATGACCACGGTTGGATTAGATATTGGGTCTCACAAAGCCAAGATTTCGTTTGCTTCTAAAGAGCCTATCGTGCTGTGTGGGGTAGAGTTTGTTACGGAGATGTGTCAAAAGCTCGGACTTGAAACCTATGCCTACAAAGCGTGTGGCGATAGACTAGAAGCAGGTGAGCTGATCTTAGAAGCGTATGGTAGAGCGGACGCGACGCACAAAGCATGGAAAGTCTCTCAAAATATTTTAGAGTTTTTAAGCGGTATTGCGACCAAAACCAACACAATGATCACCCTTGCGCGCGAAGTTAATCCTAAAATTGAACTCTTAACCACCCGTAAAATTTTCCCTCGCACCAAAGAGTTAGCCCTCAAAGCGGTCTACGCAGGAGGTGGGGCACATCATCGTTTGGGGTTGTATGACTCGGTTTTAGTTTTTAAACAACATCGTGTCTTTTTTGAGAGCGACGCGGCGTTTGAAGCACAATTTGCCAAAATGAAGCAGAAGTATTTGGAAAAAAAGATTGTCGTGGAAGTGGATAGTTACGAAGAGGCACATTATTTTGCGACACTGGGAACGCAGATACTTCAATGTGAAAAGATGAGTTTTGAAACACTGGAACGTTGTGTGGCACTCAAAGAAGAGTTTCCGCATCTGCTTCTCTCCGCCACAGGCGGCATTGGTGAGCAGAACATTGTTGCGTATGCCAAAACGGGGGTTGATTTTATTGTCACCTCTTCGCCGTATCATGCAAAACCTGCCGACATTAAAGTCGTGATCTCAAAAGAGGGTTAA
- a CDS encoding IMPACT family protein, translating into MQTIEQIFAAEVEEKKSTFLAYLCPMSDFDALHVKLKSDHPKAAHIVWAKRFFNEFRQIVENNSDDGEPKGTSGPPVLNVMRGVELVNAGLLIVRYFGGIKLGTGGLVRAYGSSAKEVIAAASLIPFVFKEIFTCKTDYPLVPRFEHYSLHHALHVKHREFQSDGVVWEIEMSEEEKAQFLDFALPFERDGFKRLKLDSLDFNR; encoded by the coding sequence ATGCAGACCATTGAGCAGATATTTGCTGCGGAGGTTGAAGAGAAAAAGTCGACATTCTTAGCATACCTCTGCCCAATGAGCGACTTTGACGCTTTACATGTAAAGCTCAAAAGTGACCATCCCAAAGCGGCACACATTGTCTGGGCAAAGCGTTTTTTCAATGAATTTCGCCAAATTGTGGAAAATAATAGCGATGATGGCGAACCCAAAGGCACCTCGGGACCTCCTGTTTTAAATGTGATGCGAGGGGTTGAACTGGTTAATGCTGGGCTGTTGATTGTGCGCTATTTTGGTGGCATAAAGCTCGGTACAGGTGGATTAGTGCGAGCCTATGGAAGCAGTGCCAAAGAGGTCATTGCCGCGGCTTCGCTCATCCCATTTGTTTTCAAAGAGATCTTTACATGTAAAACAGATTATCCGCTTGTGCCGCGGTTTGAACACTACAGCTTGCATCATGCATTACATGTAAAGCATCGGGAGTTTCAAAGTGATGGTGTTGTGTGGGAGATAGAGATGAGTGAAGAGGAGAAAGCGCAGTTTTTAGACTTTGCTCTCCCTTTTGAACGCGATGGATTTAAACGCTTAAAGCTCGATAGCCTCGACTTCAATCGTTAA
- a CDS encoding phosphatidylglycerophosphatase A family protein → MPNAFLTFFYTGLSPKAPGTAGSLLAVILGAGIIRYISMETLVLLSILFTLMAVKQINAYEATSGNHDDGRIVIDEVVGVWIALILSSGTLFQIVLSFAFFRLFDIWKPSLIGKIDKDVKGGWGVMGDDMLAGVVAGICSAGTFQLFGYFSNTLLK, encoded by the coding sequence ATGCCAAATGCTTTTTTGACTTTTTTCTACACAGGGCTCTCGCCCAAAGCGCCTGGAACGGCAGGTTCTTTGCTTGCGGTTATTTTGGGAGCGGGAATTATTCGCTATATTTCCATGGAAACGCTCGTACTTTTGAGCATTCTTTTTACGCTGATGGCGGTTAAACAGATCAATGCGTATGAAGCAACCAGTGGCAATCACGACGATGGTCGCATTGTTATTGACGAAGTGGTGGGCGTGTGGATTGCGCTGATTTTAAGCTCAGGCACCCTCTTTCAAATCGTACTCAGCTTTGCTTTTTTCCGTCTGTTTGACATTTGGAAACCTTCACTCATTGGCAAGATCGACAAAGATGTCAAAGGTGGTTGGGGCGTTATGGGAGACGATATGCTAGCCGGTGTGGTTGCAGGTATCTGCAGTGCGGGCACATTTCAACTCTTTGGGTATTTTTCAAACACTCTCTTAAAGTAA
- the modB gene encoding molybdate ABC transporter permease subunit, whose amino-acid sequence MVQVWHPLVLSLKTIGVVALLLVFLGIPLSYYLSKEELKYKWLLETLVTLPLIFPPIAIGFLLLLLLGKQGWIGSYFNAMGIRFIFEFKGLVIAGFVAALPLMVKPLQSAIELFPKTIKEAAYMGGRSRFYTFIFIILPCIKKSVVAALLIALARALGEVGITLMLGGNLIGKTDTISLAIYNAVFDGEYRLALLLCAILIVISLAVFTALHFFQKEEQFL is encoded by the coding sequence ATGGTTCAGGTTTGGCACCCTTTGGTGCTAAGCCTGAAAACCATCGGTGTGGTTGCACTCCTTTTGGTTTTTTTGGGTATACCACTTTCTTATTATCTCTCCAAAGAAGAGCTAAAATACAAATGGCTTCTTGAAACACTCGTGACGCTTCCCTTGATCTTTCCACCCATTGCGATTGGTTTTTTACTGCTGCTTCTTTTAGGAAAACAGGGCTGGATTGGAAGCTATTTTAATGCGATGGGCATACGTTTTATCTTTGAATTTAAAGGACTTGTGATCGCGGGGTTTGTTGCCGCGCTTCCTTTGATGGTCAAGCCACTTCAATCTGCCATCGAACTTTTCCCCAAAACCATTAAAGAAGCCGCCTATATGGGTGGTAGAAGCAGGTTTTATACCTTTATTTTTATTATCCTTCCCTGCATTAAAAAAAGTGTGGTAGCGGCACTTTTAATTGCTTTGGCTCGTGCTTTGGGCGAAGTAGGCATTACGTTGATGCTTGGAGGAAATTTAATCGGCAAAACCGATACGATCTCGCTTGCCATCTACAATGCCGTTTTTGATGGCGAATACCGCTTGGCACTGCTCTTGTGTGCGATTCTTATCGTCATCTCGTTGGCGGTTTTTACAGCGCTGCATTTTTTTCAAAAAGAGGAGCAGTTTCTTTAA